A genome region from Manihot esculenta cultivar AM560-2 chromosome 5, M.esculenta_v8, whole genome shotgun sequence includes the following:
- the LOC110615216 gene encoding uncharacterized protein LOC110615216 isoform X1 encodes MDCKDTEMTETEPSTAVSQQDPNDVVEELLTFARQLINEGKPSQALQAVVMAIRSKGGDEAVFQSLHRARELYRNRLQENTAADQLAALFAECAIAEVQPSKVEPSPLNGGGPLVDAHANSILADTGRMQIVLDAFSDGSSFICLQCGGLVSNHRKDEHYAYWCCQL; translated from the exons ATGGACTGTAAGGACACCGAGATGACGGAGACTGAGCCTTCTACGGCGGTATCTCAGCAAGACCCGAACGATGTCGTTGAAGAGCTGCTCACTTTTGCTCGTCAGCTCATCAACGAGGGGAAACCTTCTCAGGCTCTCCAAGCG GTTGTAATGGCAATACGTTCCAAAGGTGGGGATGAAGCTGTGTTTCAGTCTCTGCATCGTGCACGTGAACTGTATAGAAACAGGCTACAAGAGAACACTGCTGCTGATCAACTTGCTGCTCTGTTTGCCGAGTGTGCAATTGCTGAAGTCCAGCCTTCTAAAGTGGAACCCTCACCACTTAATGGAGGTGGCCCATTGGTAGATGCTCATGCAAACTCTATACTTGCAGACACTGGCAGGATGCAAATTGTGTTGGATGCATTCTCTGATGGAAGCAGCTTCATCTGTTTGCAGTGTGGAGGTCTTGTTAGTAATCATCGTAAAGATGAGCATTATGCCTACTGGTGTTGCCAACTCTGA
- the LOC110615216 gene encoding uncharacterized protein LOC110615216 isoform X2, producing MVVMAIRSKGGDEAVFQSLHRARELYRNRLQENTAADQLAALFAECAIAEVQPSKVEPSPLNGGGPLVDAHANSILADTGRMQIVLDAFSDGSSFICLQCGGLVSNHRKDEHYAYWCCQL from the exons ATG GTTGTAATGGCAATACGTTCCAAAGGTGGGGATGAAGCTGTGTTTCAGTCTCTGCATCGTGCACGTGAACTGTATAGAAACAGGCTACAAGAGAACACTGCTGCTGATCAACTTGCTGCTCTGTTTGCCGAGTGTGCAATTGCTGAAGTCCAGCCTTCTAAAGTGGAACCCTCACCACTTAATGGAGGTGGCCCATTGGTAGATGCTCATGCAAACTCTATACTTGCAGACACTGGCAGGATGCAAATTGTGTTGGATGCATTCTCTGATGGAAGCAGCTTCATCTGTTTGCAGTGTGGAGGTCTTGTTAGTAATCATCGTAAAGATGAGCATTATGCCTACTGGTGTTGCCAACTCTGA
- the LOC110615158 gene encoding uncharacterized protein At4g06744 has product MPAKFVPSFLCIILICSIVDTIALGINRGRGVSKSCKNEIHRNKKLPIPLECPKLSVPHPPSPPLPLITEILEFADQRLAVVYPIVQKFKSLITSDPLGITKTWVGSDLCSYKGFFCDNPPDNKSALAVASIDFNGFQLSAPTLDGFLDQLPDLALFHANSNFFQGIISPNIAKLPYLYELDISNNLFSGPFPSAVLGMNGLTFLDIRFNFFSGSVPPQLFTQPLDALFLNDNNFMTRLPDKLGSTHILYLTLADNKFTGPLPGGIFEAFSSLTEVILLNNQLTGCLPYEIGLLKEAIVFDAGNNQLTGPLPLSLACLEKVEQLSFDGNRLFGMVPELVCEMENLVNLSLANNYFTMVGPLCRILIEKGVLDVRNNCIPDLPFQRSVVECANFFAHSKLCPDMWSYTYVPCQPPFVSGSVIPEMASSP; this is encoded by the coding sequence ATGCCCGCCAAATTTGTACCTTCATTTCTCTGCATAATCCTCATTTGTTCCATTGTCGACACTATAGCACTCGGCATCAACAGAGGAAGAGGCGTAAGCAAAAGCTGCAAGAATGAAATTCACAGAAACAAGAAGTTACCCATTCCACTGGAGTGTCCAAAATTGAGTGTTCCTCATCCACCATCGCCACCTCTACCTCTCATAACAGAAATCTTGGAATTTGCTGATCAAAGGCTGGCTGTGGTGTACCCAATCGTCCAAAAGTTCAAGTCTTTGATCACTTCAGATCCTCTTGGAATCACTAAAACCTGGGTTGGCTCAGATTTATGCAGCTACAAAGGCTTCTTCTGCGATAACCCACCAGACAACAAGTCTGCATTAGCTGTTGCTTCTATAGACTTCAATGGATTTCAACTTTCTGCTCCTACTCTCGACGGATTCCTTGATCAGCTTCCTGATCTTGCACTCTTTCATGCAAATTCTAACTTCTTTCAAGGTATTATCTCGCCGAATATTGCTAAGCTCCCATATCTCTACGAGCTTGACATAAGCAACAACCTATTCTCTGGTCCATTTCCGTCGGCGGTTCTTGGCATGAATGGTCTAACATTCTTGGATATTAGGTTCAATTTCTTTTCTGGGTCAGTACCACCTCAGTTATTTACACAACCCCTCGACGCTCTGTTTCTCAACGACAACAACTTCATGACACGGTTGCCTGACAAATTGGGAAGCACACATATACTTTATCTCACCTTAGCCGACAACAAATTCACTGGTCCACTCCCAGGAGGCATTTTCGAAGCGTTTTCGTCTCTAACTGAAGTCATACTCTTAAACAATCAGCTAACAGGTTGCTTGCCTTACGAGATAGGGCTTCTAAAAGAGGCCATAGTGTTTGATGCTGGCAACAATCAGTTAACTGGTCCATTACCCTTATCTCTGGCTTGTCTAGAGAAGGTGGAGCAGCTAAGTTTTGACGGTAATCGGTTGTTTGGTATGGTTCCGGAGTTGGTCTGCGAGATGGAAAACTTGGTGAACTTGTCTTTggctaataattattttacaatGGTTGGGCCTTTGTGTAGGATTTTAATTGAGAAAGGAGTGCTTGACGTTAGAAACAATTGTATTCCTGATCTTCCCTTCCAGAGATCGGTGGTGGAATGTGCCAATTTCTTTGCACATAGCAAGTTATGCCCCGACATGTGGTCTTACACTTATGTTCCTTGTCAGCCTCCTTTTGTTTCTGGTTCTGTGATTCCTGAAATGGCTTCTTCACCTTGA